In the Halococcus sediminicola genome, GGGTCACCGGAACGATCGACGCTTGCCGCCGTCGTCCTTCGATCACGTCCACGACGGCGGCCACCGTCCGAGGCGCGGGAAAGTCGAACGGTCTCAGTCGGCCCGTAGTTGGTCGCGGATCTCCTCGGGCACGCTCGGGTCGGCGAGCGTGCTCGTGTTGCCCAACTCGTCGTCGTTGGAGATGTCTTCGAGCAGGCGGCGCATGATCTTGCCAGAGCGCGTCTTCGGGAGGTCGTCGACGAACAGCACGTTCGCGGGACGGGCGAACTTGCCGATGCCGTCCTCGACGGCTCCGACGATGCGCTCGCGCACCGCCTCGCTCTCCTCGACGCCCTCCCTGACGGTGACGTAGACGTCGGGCACCTCGCCCTTCTCGGCGTCGTCGCGTGCGGCGACCGCCGCCTCGGCGACGTCGTCGACCTCCGCGACCGCGCTTTCGAGTTCCATCGTTCCGAGGCGGTGGCCGGCGACGTTCATCACGTCGTCGAGCCGACCGAGGATGCGGTAGTAGCCGTCGGTTCCCTTCACGGCGGCGTCGCCCGCCTCGTAGACCCAGTCCTCCGAGTCGTCCGAATCGGTGTCCGAAAAGCGCTCCCAGTACTCGGCGATGAATCGCTCGTCGTTGCCGTACACGGTTTGCAGCATGCCGGGCCACGGCCGCGTGATGGCGAGGTTGCCCGCCTCGCCGGCTTCGGCTCCGATCTCGTTACCCTCGTCGTCGAGGATAGCCGGCTCGATACCGGGCGCGGGACGGCCGGCGCTGCCGGGTTTCATGTCCTGGATCGCCGGCAGGTTGGTGATGAGGTGGCCGCCGTTCTCGGTCTGCCACCACGTGTCGACGATAGCGGCGTCCTCGCCACCGATGTGTTTGTAGTACCAGAGCCACGCCTCGGGCTGGATCGGCTCTCCCACCGTGGTCATGTGCCGGAAGTCGAAGTCGTAGCCCTCCAACTCCTCTTCGCCCCACTTCATGAACTGTCGGACTGCCGTCGGCGAGGTGTGGAAGATGTCGACGTCGTACTTCTCGGCGATATCCCACGTCCGGCCCTTGTGCGGGTAGTCGGGCGTCCCCTCGTACATGACAGTGGTAGTACCGAGCGCGAGCGGGCCGTAGACGATGTAGCTGTGGCCGGTGATCCAGCCGATGTCGGCCATACACCAGTAAGTGTCCTCGGGCTTGATGTCCTCGACGTACTTCGAAGTGCCCGTCGCGTAGGCGAGATAGCCGCCCGTCCGGTGCTGACAGCCTTTCGGCTCGCCGGTCGTCCCCGAGGTGTACATCAAGAAGAGGGGGTCTTCGGCGTCGCGGCTCACCGGTTCGACCGTCTCCCCGTGATGGTCGTCGAGGAGGTCCGCAACCATCGTGTAGTCGTCGCTGACGTCCACTTGCGGCTCGTCGTGGCGCGTCCACGCGAGCACCTCGGGGTCGCCGTCGACGGCCGCCATCGCCTCGTCGGCCTTCTCGATGTGGTCGAGGAAATCGCCCCGGCGGTAGTAGCCGTCGATGGTGACGACGTGGTCCGAATCGGCGCTGTCGACGCGGTTTGCGAGCGCGCTCGCCGAAAAACCCGCAAAGACGACGCTGTGGGGTGCGCCGATGCGCGCGCACGCGAGCATCGTGATGGGTAGTGCCGGCACCATCGGCAGGTGAATCGTCACCACGTCGTCCTCTTCGACACCCATCGAGCGCAGCGCGGCGGCCATCGCGTTGACCTCCCGATAGAGGTCCTGATAGCTGACGTTGCGCTGCTCGCCGTCCTCGCCCTCCCACAACAGTGCGGTCTGGTTCTTGCGCTCGTCGAGGTGACGGTCGATGCAGTTGTGGCTGGCGTTCAGTTTGCCGCCGACGAACCACTCGTAGAAGGGTGGGTTCGAGTCGTCGAGCACTTCGTCCCACTGCTCGTCCCAGTCGAGCATTTCGGCGTACTCTTCGAACCCCTCGGGGAACTCGTCGAAACGGTCGTAGACCGCCGGGTCGGCCATGTTCGCCTGCTCGACGAACTCCTCGGGTGGACTGAAATACTCCTGTTCGGCCAGCCGTGACTCGATAGTGATGTCTTCGTCTACCATTGTCGTTCGGCGTGCACTTCGGTGGAACGCCACATAGTAGTAACGGTGAGAAACCTCCGTCCGGTTTATCCAACCGACCGACGGCTCGCTACCGATCGATGTCAAGTGTGCCGAGAATCTCCGCTCGACCGCTCGGCGACCGATTGCAGCCGTGTGGGACGAATCAGGCCACGCCGACGGTCTCGCGGTAGGAGCCGTGGCGGCGCTCGAACAGTTCCATGATCTCGCCCATCGTCGTCCCGACCTTGACCGCATCGACGATGGCCGGCATGGCGTTGTCGCCGCTCTCGACGGCGCTCCCCAGTTCGTCGAGCGCGTCCTCGACGGCCGCGTCGTCGCGTTCGTCCTTCACCTCGGCGAGGCGCTCGCGCTGGCGATTCTGGACTTCGTCGTCGACGTGGAGCATCTCCGGTTTGGTGTCCTCGTCGGACTCGTACTTGTTGACCCCCACAACTGTTTCCTCGCCCGTCTCGACGCGCTCTTGGTACTCGAAGGAGGCGTCCTGGATCTCGCGGTGGAAGTAGCCCTGCTCGATACCGGCCAGAACGCCGTCCCGAACCGAACCGTCGCCCATCTCGCGGATCTCCTCGATGTACGCCATCGCCTTCTCCTCGGTTTCGTCGGTGAGGCTCTCGACGGCGAAACTCCCGCCGAGGGGGTCGACGATGTCGGCCGCACCCGACTCCTCGGCGATGATCTGCTGGGTTCTGAGTGCGACTCGCACGGCCTTCTCGGAGGGGAGCGCGAGCGCCTCGTCGTAGCTGTTGGTGTGGAGGCTCTGTGTGCCCCCGAGGACGCCGGCGAGCGCCTGGACCGTCACGCGCGCGACGTTGTTCAGGGGCTGTTGGGCGGTGAGGCTCTGGCCGGCGGTCTGGGTGTGGAACTTCAACTGCTTCGAGCGCTCGTCATCGGCGTCGTACCACTCGTCCATCACGGTCGCATAGATGCGCCGCGCGGCTCGGAACTTGGCGACCTCTTCGAACAGCGAGTTGTGCGAGTTGAAGAAGAAGGAGAGTTGGGGCGCGAATGCGTCGATATCGAGTCCCCGATCGAGCGCGTCCTCAACGTAGGCGAACCCGTCGGCGAGCGTGAAGGCGAGTTCCTGAATCGCCGTCGAACCGGCTTCACGGATGTGATAGCCAGAGATCGAGACGGGCTTGATGTTCGGCGTCTCCCCGACGGCGAACTCGATGGTGTCGGTCACGAGTTTCAGGGACGGGTCGGGCGGGATGACCCACTCCTTCTGGGCGATGAACTCCTTCAGCATATCGTTCTGCATGGTTCCCCGGAGCTTCTCGCGGGAGACTCCCCGCTGGTCGGCGAGCGCGACGTACATCGCGAATATCACGGGCGCGCTCGGGTTGATGGTGAACGAGGTCGAGACGTCCTCCAGATCGATGCCGTCGAACAGTATCTCCATGTCCCGGAGGGTATCGACCGCGACGCCCTCCTTGCCGACTTCGCCGTCGGCCATCGCGTCGTCCGAATCGATGCCCATCAGCGTCGGCATGTCGAACGCCGTCGACAATCCTGTCTGTCCCTCGTCGACGAGGTAGTGAAAGCGCTCGTTGGTCTCCTCCGCAGTACCAAAACCGGCGAACTGGCGCATCGTCCACGTCCGCCCGCGGTACATCGTCGGATAGACACCTCTGGTATAGGGTTCCTCGCCGGGGAGTCCCAGATCCTCGTCGTAGTCGACGTCGGCCACGTCGTCGGGCGTATATACCCTATCGACTTCGAGGTTCGAGACCGTGGCGAAGCGGTCCTGTCGTTCGCCGTGACGGTCGAGCACAGGGTCGAGGGTCTCGTCGGCCCAGCGCTCCTTGTCTTCCCGAATGGCTTCGAGGTCCTCGTCGTCGTACATGCGCACAGCGTTTGCGGGGGTCGTCAATGAAGGTTCCGGGCCGGGGGTGACTCGACGGCCATCGAGCGGTCGACGGCTTCACTCGTGGTTTTGCAGGCGCTCGACGCTTTCGATGAGCGGATGGTGGGCGTAGTCGACCACCGTGATGTCGTCGATGGTCGAGAGCCCCTCGTTGCGGGCGGTCTCGGCCATGCCGAGTTCGACCTGCTCGTCGACCACGATGACGTAGGCGTCCATCTCGTCGATGCCCGACTGGGCGGCGGCCTTGACTCTGTGATGACCGTCGGCGAGCAGCAGTTTTTCGCCCCCGTTGTCGATCACCACGAGGGGTTCGGTCAGTCCGTGTTCGAGTTCGTAGCTCCGGCCGTCGAGTTCGTCGCCGTAGACCTTCGACTGGGTGGGCGTCAGGTCGTCGAGCGAGACGCGCCGTCGCTCCTCGCGCGTCGCGACGCCGTGGATGTTCTCGAGCGTGCGCGAGAGTTTCCCGACTTTTTCCGGCGTGGCGCGCTCGATCTGGCTGCGCACGACGTCGGTGTTGGCGATGATGCCGATGAGGTTGCCGGCGTCGTCGACCACGGGGAGTTTCTGGATGCCCGAGCGCAGGATGACGCGCGCGGCGTCCGAGAGCGCCATCTCCGGGTGCGCGACCACGAGGTCGTCGGACATCACGGTGAAGACGAGCGCGTCGGCGTCGGCGAGCAGGAGGTCGCGGGCGCTGACGAACCCGATGCAGTTCCGGCCGTCACAGACCGGCAGGCCGCTGTGTGCTTCGCTCTCGGCGATACGGCGTGCGACCGCCGCGACCGTGTCGTCGGGCGAGACGGTGGCGACCTCGCGGGTCATGTAGTCTTCGACCCGTGGCTTCTCGCTTCCTTCGGCCATTGGTGAGCACTCGCCGTCGGTGGACAAAAGCCTCCCGCTCGGATGCCGGTTGGAAGCGCGCCCGTTCGTCGACGAAATCGCCCGACAGCGAAGCGATCGTGGGTCGTTCGTCACGCATCGTCCACAGCCGACGTATCAGCCGCGCGCCGACCCCGAGCCGTCGCCGTCGTCCTCGGCGAACGGGCCGGCCGAGCGCACGCTCGGGCGTGCCTCGATGGCGGCGAAGAACCGCTCGACGATGAGGTCGTGGACGATGTCGGTGAGTTCGTCCTCGTCGCTCTCGCCGAGCAACCCCAACGGGATCTGTGCGCCGGCCATGTCGGCGTGGCCGCCGCCGCTGCCGATCTGGTCGAAGGCATCTCGCAGAGTCTCGCCGATGTCGAGGTTCGCCCCGCGCGTTCGTCCCGAACAGTAGACCGTGCCGTCGATGATGCCGTAGACGAGCGTCGTCCGCACGCCCTCGATGTCGAGCAACTGGTCGGCCGACTGCGCGAGCGCGTCGCGCTCGTGGAGGTCCGCGATGTGGCTCACGAGCACCGACCCGCGAACTTCACGGTTGGAGATGGCTCGCGCCATCGTTTGCAGTGTCTCGGCGCTCATGCTCGGCGTCGCGATCCGTTCGAGTACCGATTCGTCCGTATACGGCATGAGGAAGGCCGCAGCCTCGAAGTCCACGGTCGAGACCTCGCGCCGGAAGTCGTCCGTGTCGACGCGGATCCCGTACAGCAGCGCGGTCGCAACGGTCTCCTCGACGTCGATACCCAACTGGCGGAGGTACTCCACGAGCAGCGTGCTCGTCGCCCCGACGTCGCTACGGAGGTCGACGAAGCGTGCCTCGACCGGCGCGCGCGGAGGATGGTGGTCGATGAGCACGTCCACGGGCGTGTCCTCGGGCAGTTGGTCGTTGACGCCCGGCCGCGAGTGGTCGACGAGTGCGATGCCCCCGTAGTCGTCGATATCGCCCGGTTCGAGCTTGCGGAGGTCGACGTCGAGGACGTTGACCAGCGCACGGTTCTCCTGATGGGTGATGTCGCCGAAGTAGCAGATGTCCGCCTCGCGGCCGGTCGTGCGTGCGATCTCACAGAGCGCGAGCGCGCTCGCTATCGCGTCGGGATCCGGGTTGTCGTGGGTGACGACCGCGAGCGACCCGTCGACCGAGCGCAACACCCGGCGGAGTCGCCGGGGCCGCATGCTCGCCTCGCCGATGCGCTCCATGAGGTCGCCGGCGACGGTCGCCTCCCCGTCAATGGTGCGGTCGGCGAGCGTCTCGATTTCCATCCTGACCTCGGCCGACGGCTCCTTGCCCGCGTACGCGAGCACGAAGGCGTCGGGATAGTGCTCGCGGACGAGGTCGGTAGCTGCTCGATTCACCGCGGGGTCGTCGGCGGCCACGACGACGATGTCGACCGGTCGCGCCACTCCATCGAAGGTTTCGGGGTCGGTCGGGTCGGCTCGTCTGGCGGCGACGCGGTCGCTGCGGAGGGTCTCGATGCGGTGTTCGTTCTCACAACAGACCAACACCGACCCCCGGCGGTCGGCGAGCGCGCTCACGAGCGCCCGCCCGACCGATCCACATCCCAGCACGAGCCGCGAGACCATGCGAACGGCTGGATCCCGCGACGGTTAAAACCCCCCACAAGCGGGATGACGACCCGTCCACCGTCGGGGTCGTTTCAAAGCCTTTGTAACGGCTGCCCGCCCAGAGACGATATGACCGAAACCGTCGTCGTCCTCGGCGCTGGCTATGCTGGTGCCGGCGCGATCATGAGTCTCGAAGACGCCCTCGGCGAGGGCACCGACCTCGTCTGGGTCTCCGACAACGACTACCACCTCGTGCTCCACGAGGCCCATCGCTGCATCCGCGACCCGAATGTCCAGCAGGACGTCACGATACCCGTCGAGGCGATCAAATCGCCGAGTACCCGCTTCATCGAGGGCGAAGTCACCGGTCTCGACTGTGACGAGCGCGAGATCTCCCTGGGAGACGGCTCGACGGTAGCCTACGACTACGCGCTCGTCACGCTCGGTTCGCAAACTGCCTACTACGGCATCGACGGGCTGAAAGAGCACTCGCTCACCCTCAAGGGTCTCGACGACGCCTTCGAGATCCACGACCAGATAAAGGAAGCCGCCCGCGACGCGACCGACGACGATCCCGCACGGGTCGTCGTCGGCGGTGCCGGTCTCTCCGGGATCCAGACCGCCGGCGAGGTCGCGGAGTTCCGCGACATGCACCACGCACCGATCGAGATCACGCTCGTCGAAGCGCTCGAAGAGATATTCCCGGGCAACGACCCCGAACTACAGGGTGCGCTCAGAAAGCGCCTGCTGGAGCGTGACGTCGAGATCTCGACCGACGATCCCATCACCGAAGCCGACGAAGAGGAGATCCACTTCCAGTCCGACGAGTCGCTCGCCCACGACGTGTTCGTCTGGACCGGGGGCATCACGGGCCGGGAGGCGATGAGCGACGCAAACTTGGAGAACGAACACAACCGAGTGAACGCCGACGCGACCTTCGAGACGAGCGACGATCGGGTGTTCGCGCTGGGCGATTCGGCCATCGTCGACCAGCCGGGAGGACCCTGCCCGCCGACCGCACAGGCCGCCTGGCAGGCCGCAGAAGTCGCCGGCGAGAACGTCGCCCGCGCGCTCCACGGCCAGCCCCTCGCCGAGTGGACCCACGAGGACAAGGGTACGGTGGTGTCGGTCGGCGACAAGGCCGTCGCCCACGACGTCGTCGGCGTCCCGGTCAACACCTTCGGCGGCC is a window encoding:
- a CDS encoding DHH family phosphoesterase — protein: MVSRLVLGCGSVGRALVSALADRRGSVLVCCENEHRIETLRSDRVAARRADPTDPETFDGVARPVDIVVVAADDPAVNRAATDLVREHYPDAFVLAYAGKEPSAEVRMEIETLADRTIDGEATVAGDLMERIGEASMRPRRLRRVLRSVDGSLAVVTHDNPDPDAIASALALCEIARTTGREADICYFGDITHQENRALVNVLDVDLRKLEPGDIDDYGGIALVDHSRPGVNDQLPEDTPVDVLIDHHPPRAPVEARFVDLRSDVGATSTLLVEYLRQLGIDVEETVATALLYGIRVDTDDFRREVSTVDFEAAAFLMPYTDESVLERIATPSMSAETLQTMARAISNREVRGSVLVSHIADLHERDALAQSADQLLDIEGVRTTLVYGIIDGTVYCSGRTRGANLDIGETLRDAFDQIGSGGGHADMAGAQIPLGLLGESDEDELTDIVHDLIVERFFAAIEARPSVRSAGPFAEDDGDGSGSARG
- a CDS encoding CBS domain-containing protein; this encodes MAEGSEKPRVEDYMTREVATVSPDDTVAAVARRIAESEAHSGLPVCDGRNCIGFVSARDLLLADADALVFTVMSDDLVVAHPEMALSDAARVILRSGIQKLPVVDDAGNLIGIIANTDVVRSQIERATPEKVGKLSRTLENIHGVATREERRRVSLDDLTPTQSKVYGDELDGRSYELEHGLTEPLVVIDNGGEKLLLADGHHRVKAAAQSGIDEMDAYVIVVDEQVELGMAETARNEGLSTIDDITVVDYAHHPLIESVERLQNHE
- a CDS encoding NAD(P)/FAD-dependent oxidoreductase; protein product: MTETVVVLGAGYAGAGAIMSLEDALGEGTDLVWVSDNDYHLVLHEAHRCIRDPNVQQDVTIPVEAIKSPSTRFIEGEVTGLDCDEREISLGDGSTVAYDYALVTLGSQTAYYGIDGLKEHSLTLKGLDDAFEIHDQIKEAARDATDDDPARVVVGGAGLSGIQTAGEVAEFRDMHHAPIEITLVEALEEIFPGNDPELQGALRKRLLERDVEISTDDPITEADEEEIHFQSDESLAHDVFVWTGGITGREAMSDANLENEHNRVNADATFETSDDRVFALGDSAIVDQPGGPCPPTAQAAWQAAEVAGENVARALHGQPLAEWTHEDKGTVVSVGDKAVAHDVVGVPVNTFGGPAAEFLKKAIAARWIRDVGGTTRAARAWSDL
- the acs gene encoding acetate--CoA ligase; translation: MVDEDITIESRLAEQEYFSPPEEFVEQANMADPAVYDRFDEFPEGFEEYAEMLDWDEQWDEVLDDSNPPFYEWFVGGKLNASHNCIDRHLDERKNQTALLWEGEDGEQRNVSYQDLYREVNAMAAALRSMGVEEDDVVTIHLPMVPALPITMLACARIGAPHSVVFAGFSASALANRVDSADSDHVVTIDGYYRRGDFLDHIEKADEAMAAVDGDPEVLAWTRHDEPQVDVSDDYTMVADLLDDHHGETVEPVSRDAEDPLFLMYTSGTTGEPKGCQHRTGGYLAYATGTSKYVEDIKPEDTYWCMADIGWITGHSYIVYGPLALGTTTVMYEGTPDYPHKGRTWDIAEKYDVDIFHTSPTAVRQFMKWGEEELEGYDFDFRHMTTVGEPIQPEAWLWYYKHIGGEDAAIVDTWWQTENGGHLITNLPAIQDMKPGSAGRPAPGIEPAILDDEGNEIGAEAGEAGNLAITRPWPGMLQTVYGNDERFIAEYWERFSDTDSDDSEDWVYEAGDAAVKGTDGYYRILGRLDDVMNVAGHRLGTMELESAVAEVDDVAEAAVAARDDAEKGEVPDVYVTVREGVEESEAVRERIVGAVEDGIGKFARPANVLFVDDLPKTRSGKIMRRLLEDISNDDELGNTSTLADPSVPEEIRDQLRAD
- a CDS encoding acyl-CoA mutase large subunit family protein yields the protein MYDDEDLEAIREDKERWADETLDPVLDRHGERQDRFATVSNLEVDRVYTPDDVADVDYDEDLGLPGEEPYTRGVYPTMYRGRTWTMRQFAGFGTAEETNERFHYLVDEGQTGLSTAFDMPTLMGIDSDDAMADGEVGKEGVAVDTLRDMEILFDGIDLEDVSTSFTINPSAPVIFAMYVALADQRGVSREKLRGTMQNDMLKEFIAQKEWVIPPDPSLKLVTDTIEFAVGETPNIKPVSISGYHIREAGSTAIQELAFTLADGFAYVEDALDRGLDIDAFAPQLSFFFNSHNSLFEEVAKFRAARRIYATVMDEWYDADDERSKQLKFHTQTAGQSLTAQQPLNNVARVTVQALAGVLGGTQSLHTNSYDEALALPSEKAVRVALRTQQIIAEESGAADIVDPLGGSFAVESLTDETEEKAMAYIEEIREMGDGSVRDGVLAGIEQGYFHREIQDASFEYQERVETGEETVVGVNKYESDEDTKPEMLHVDDEVQNRQRERLAEVKDERDDAAVEDALDELGSAVESGDNAMPAIVDAVKVGTTMGEIMELFERRHGSYRETVGVA